A single genomic interval of uncultured Desulfobulbus sp. harbors:
- a CDS encoding GAF and ANTAR domain-containing protein, whose translation MNALAGVDHPLPSYDQYIKALTEISRAVTSDLFLEDVFKLMVMVVARVTGVDICSLWLIDEDVHPPVLRLKATQAIDTVYMIDRVLGMGEGVVGHVASVRRPLVIADVLQCDIFKEKEMAQKLRLVSMAGVPLLGRKGQVVGVLNCFTSVAHEFSSTDLNLLSAVANQAAVAIHTSELIVRTRLIEEELRSRKTIERAKEIVMERLKINGEEAYRWLRKRSMDGRKSILEIAEAVLLSVELCG comes from the coding sequence ATGAATGCGCTCGCTGGTGTAGATCATCCTTTGCCGAGTTATGATCAGTATATCAAGGCATTGACCGAAATCAGCCGGGCCGTCACTTCGGACCTTTTTCTGGAAGATGTGTTCAAGTTGATGGTCATGGTGGTTGCCCGGGTCACCGGGGTGGATATCTGCTCGTTGTGGCTGATCGACGAGGATGTTCATCCGCCGGTGTTACGCCTCAAGGCCACCCAGGCCATTGACACGGTATATATGATCGATCGGGTGTTGGGGATGGGCGAAGGGGTGGTCGGGCATGTTGCCAGTGTCCGTCGTCCGCTGGTTATTGCCGATGTCCTGCAATGCGACATCTTCAAGGAAAAGGAGATGGCGCAGAAATTGAGGTTGGTGTCCATGGCCGGGGTGCCGCTGCTTGGCAGAAAAGGGCAGGTGGTTGGTGTGCTCAACTGTTTCACTTCAGTTGCCCATGAATTTTCTTCCACTGATCTCAATCTGTTGTCTGCTGTGGCCAATCAGGCGGCCGTGGCCATACATACGAGCGAGCTCATTGTCCGTACCCGGTTGATCGAGGAGGAGCTTAGATCGCGCAAGACTATTGAACGTGCTAAGGAAATCGTTATGGAGCGGCTGAAGATAAACGGCGAAGAGGCCTACCGTTGGTTGCGCAAGCGGAGTATGGATGGGCGAAAATCGATCCTTGAGATCGCGGAGGCTGTTCTGCTTTCTGTTGAGCTTTGCGGTTAA